The stretch of DNA AGTAGGTACAAATATGGaatgtagtaaataaaaaaaaactgtattttttccacctataaacaaaaatgtaatttgtagaattttatataatttaaatcaataataacaattatcttTAGAGGTAAGCGTGGATTGGGTCCAATGGAATTAGGATTAATCATAGGCGGAGATCAGGGGGGTAAGACCcaataccaatttattttttacggtaATATACCGAACAATTAAGTTACAATtcacaacaaaaaatattgtaataataatattaatgtaattattgtaataataaataatcattaattatattgtgtttatattgtacatattttgtatcaattggccattaatatataataacatattattattacaggtaCTGTTCTATTTATAGATGGGGGAAATATCATTTCATttctaatatttgttatttctcGAGAagcgataataattaataacccaACAGATAGGGGGCTATTATGGGAAAAACGCTATACCTGTATTAGACCCGTTGTAACGTTTATCATGATTGAATgaaatgtacctaatacctattcgTACATTCTGATGGGTATCGTTCATTCGTATTCGTACAGTAATTCCGTAACCTTGTGCGTAACCGTATTGactattttgtacttaattttattttacttattgtttGATGTTATTGGGAATACATTTCTTTTGAGATTgtgatttagatttttaataaataatttagttcaaatatgtttgaaatatttaaatttaaatcaaggtTTTTCTAGTAtgaggaaaataaaaacatggcTAAGAACATCTATATACAACaaaaagaatttaaagaaCTTTCagtattatgtattgaaaaaGGTAAGACTAAAGTTTTAAGTAATGaagctattttttttgtttgtaagcATTTAAGATATTGTGATAACGAAAATCTTCCACGATTTTGATGAgtgatttaatgtaaaaattgtcCCTACAGGTCTGTTTGGCATCTAATATTTGAGCCCCcttcaatatttcatatagAATCTCCGCCTATGggattaattatagtaattcacgattaacttataatttgatGTAAATAGTgtagtaattttgtattatggtagtaacaataaatataattactttctGTGATGCAGGAAGAATTTTTGTattcttcaaataattttctactagaactatcttttatttttatttcgaagAGTTCCTTAACCTTGATGTGTTTTTGTtcataagaattaataaagtCTGGGCATTCtggatacaattttttaaaatcaatgtcaacctataataagtatatcatataacatttttatttgtaattaattggtttgtatatattatataagtgaaattggtaaaaaatttgattgaaCTTACTAATCTAAACCCATAAGGCAATGTGTAAGGCTTCCACATTCCCATTATTTCTTTTGTAGAATTAGTGTTTTGAATGGAATTGAGTCGATAATTAACAGTTTCCTTCCACAACTTTtccaaatcattaaaatttgaaaaattattattgttttttatttcatctacTGCATATTGAACACTCTGTTCCGGCTCTAATAacagtaaaagaaaaaaaaatcagtatttaaaacttaGGGTAAGGTCAAGAATAAGGTTTCTAGTTTCTTTACATTAgagtagtttataatattattgcaaaatataataaatcagtaaGTTGAAAAGTGTAATACAAATGCATCAAATTAGGTACAAAATTGAAAAGGCACTGCACTTAAATAAGCTAAAGAAACATTTTTGAGCGACTAACTGTAGAGGTTtgattttgtagttaaattaataaaggtagtgtttttgaataattatatatacttttgcAACATATTTGTAATACCAATTCaactaacaatttaaaatgttctatatAATCTTACCAAACTCTGTGCAATGCTTACGACCACTATGTTTTTCTTGATTTCTAGAAGTCAACTTTGTTGCCACTAAACCTGTTGTCTTAAGAAGccttatagaattataatatttagcgtATAATTTTCCCTTagggtttttatttgaatcgtgcttcataaaatacaaatcctGTAAATAGCCAAAACAgattgtacttaaaaattttaggtaatattaaataatagttatttacttTCACTTCTGTAGGAAATATAGACACTAATTGATTTGCCAACTGTTCTGCCAGGTTCACAGACATGTTTATCTTTTTAGTGATGACCCAGTTAATTACAGTATCTACTAACATTGATCTTATACCGTCATTCAATTTTTGGTTtgacttataatattgaagtatCATTAAACCAGTGTTTGATGAATTTAATACTTCtcctaaatttatacttatattattaatattattttgatgatgaTATTGAATAGGTTGATTAGTAGAGGCTTTTAAATTCAACTGTGGTGTGTTGGTAGACTTCATATCATTTTCTTGAGTTTTTtgccatttttttaaattatatacaaacaacAGTCTTATCCCTAATGGAAAATGTTTTAGAAGTTCATAAGCTTGATCAGcttccataattattatacctttcaTACAGATAAGTTCATCTAaacaaaaagatattttaattttatattttttagtttaatcatgtaataaacaaaaatgtaacagGTACTCACCTAGTAAAGTTTGAAAAAGAAACCCTAAGCCCCAATTAGTGAGTAAATCATGAAGGGGTACCATGTCATCAACTGGATATTGATATCCCTCCagtgtaggtacatttaaaaattgaggATTGGTCGATTcctgaacattttaaaaactaaaactatccTACACATGCaccatcaattttatattagtatttgatatttgtatataattatattatgaacataaaatattaaaacagaaaaattataataataatattacagtagtaatatttaaaattccttTAATGGTACATAATCATGtaagtttgttaaaatttacatacaaaaagtaaacataTACTTACATTTGAATTACTGCAGTTCCAAAAATCGTTAACTAAGGCTAAATCTGAATCATTACCAATTGCAGTATTATCATTCATTttgtttcttaataaataaaaatatatatatatatatacatatgtacaaattactaaattaggtataataatttaaatttaataaaattctttaagGCGAATCATCAATTTGCCTGATGAtacttcattaatatttataggagGGCCACTAAATTCATCGATACCTAAGATCAagcagttatttaatatatttttgtttatattaacctCAAATGCCTCAAGGTGTGAATTAAAACCTTCTAATTCAATTTGtttagtacataaatatactttatcaaTAGATTCATGCACAACTATAATTTcatcaatttcaaataaacagACCTGGTCTGTAAACTT from Aphis gossypii isolate Hap1 unplaced genomic scaffold, ASM2018417v2 Contig00088, whole genome shotgun sequence encodes:
- the LOC126553169 gene encoding uncharacterized protein LOC126553169, with the protein product MVPLHDLLTNWGLGFLFQTLLDELICMKGIIIMEADQAYELLKHFPLGIRLLFVYNLKKWQKTQENDMKSTNTPQLNLKASTNQPIQYHHQNNINNISINLGEVLNSSNTGLMILQYYKSNQKLNDGIRSMLVDTVINWVITKKINMSVNLAEQLANQLVSIFPTEVKDLYFMKHDSNKNPKGKLYAKYYNSIRLLKTTGLVATKLTSRNQEKHSGRKHCTEFEPEQSVQYAVDEIKNNNNFSNFNDLEKLWKETVNYRLNSIQNTNSTKEIMGMWKPYTLPYGFRLVDIDFKKLYPECPDFINSYEQKHIKVKELFEIKIKDSSSRKLFEEYKNSSCITESGKNTVFFYLLHSIF